The following coding sequences lie in one Niabella agricola genomic window:
- a CDS encoding Gfo/Idh/MocA family protein, with protein sequence MKRKDFVKSAGLAMASVAILPSEVAFKPTAASKLKVAIVGVGARGIWHLDLLLKRDDVEVVGVCDIDPRCIDAAKEKFSKAGKKAPVYYSKGPDDWKNMYAKKGIEAVVIATPWELHKPMIIGALESGIKYVGTEVILGISLQDHWDVVRAAERYNGHVMMLENVCYRRDVLAVLNMVRQNVFGELMHLQGGYQHDLRGVKFNDGKTPYGKGAEFGHTDGYSEARWRTDHSVWRNGDLYPTHGVGPVAQYININRGNRFVSLNAFSTKSRGLHNYIVDVGGPTHKNAKVNFKLGDIVTTQISCVNGETVILQHDTNLPRPYSLGFRVQGTKGLWMDVNSGIYVEGVSKPHTWDKAQEWLDKYDHPLWKKYGKDAEGAGHGGMDFFVIHSFIESAKRKEPTQMDVYDAATWSAITPLSEHSIALGHQTVEFPDFTGGDWMYRKPAFALNDDY encoded by the coding sequence ATGAAACGTAAAGACTTTGTAAAAAGCGCCGGGCTGGCCATGGCTTCGGTTGCCATCTTACCATCAGAAGTGGCGTTCAAACCTACGGCGGCTTCCAAACTGAAAGTGGCGATTGTTGGTGTGGGAGCCCGTGGTATCTGGCACCTGGATCTTTTATTAAAACGCGATGATGTGGAAGTGGTAGGCGTTTGTGATATCGACCCACGTTGCATTGATGCCGCCAAAGAAAAATTTTCAAAAGCAGGTAAGAAGGCGCCGGTATATTATTCTAAAGGGCCGGATGACTGGAAAAATATGTATGCAAAGAAGGGGATCGAAGCGGTGGTGATTGCAACGCCCTGGGAACTGCATAAACCCATGATCATCGGCGCCCTGGAATCGGGTATCAAATATGTAGGTACGGAAGTGATCCTCGGTATTTCTTTGCAGGATCATTGGGATGTGGTACGTGCTGCCGAACGGTATAACGGGCATGTCATGATGCTGGAAAATGTTTGCTACCGCCGCGATGTGCTGGCGGTGCTGAACATGGTGCGTCAGAACGTATTTGGAGAGCTGATGCACCTGCAGGGCGGCTACCAGCATGATCTGCGCGGCGTAAAATTCAATGATGGTAAAACGCCTTATGGAAAAGGTGCAGAGTTCGGCCATACGGATGGGTATTCCGAAGCCCGCTGGCGTACGGATCATTCCGTGTGGCGCAACGGGGATCTTTATCCCACACATGGCGTTGGACCTGTGGCGCAGTATATCAATATCAACCGCGGCAACCGCTTTGTATCACTCAATGCATTTTCAACAAAATCACGCGGCCTGCATAATTATATCGTGGATGTTGGCGGTCCTACCCATAAGAATGCCAAAGTGAATTTTAAGCTGGGCGATATCGTAACCACGCAGATCAGCTGTGTAAACGGTGAAACGGTAATCCTGCAGCACGATACCAACCTGCCACGCCCTTACTCACTGGGCTTCCGGGTGCAGGGCACCAAGGGGCTTTGGATGGATGTAAACAGCGGTATTTATGTGGAAGGGGTATCCAAACCACATACCTGGGATAAAGCCCAGGAGTGGCTGGATAAATATGATCACCCGCTGTGGAAAAAATACGGCAAGGACGCAGAAGGCGCCGGCCATGGTGGCATGGACTTTTTTGTGATCCATTCATTCATTGAATCGGCAAAACGAAAAGAGCCTACACAGATGGATGTGTATGATGCCGCCACCTGGAGTGCTATCACACCGCTGAGCGAGCATTCGATCGCGCTGGGGCATCAGACCGTAGAATTTCCGGATTTTACCGGGGGCGACTGGATGTACCGGAAGCCGGCATTTGCGCTCAATGATGATTATTAA